In the Vitis vinifera cultivar Pinot Noir 40024 chromosome 2, ASM3070453v1 genome, one interval contains:
- the LOC100242513 gene encoding cytosolic sulfotransferase 15-like — MFIRSHDKFCYFTNSWLYPIFGLGAICSTHIVMEVKAESSVSSVFGGDDLEELSSECQELFQTLPRERNWDGTYIYQYQGFWFRARTLQSIISFQRHFQAEDSDVLVISPQKSGTTWLKALTFAIINRNQSAFSQSPLLTSNPHDLVRFLEFDLYFMKKEGPNLQDLPRPRLLATHTPCSMLPSSIKDSECRIVYICRNPLDRFVSIWHFVNTIPTQPLNPTSLDHGLEMFCRGVESFGPYWDHVLEYWKMSRERPDKVLFLKYEDLKEDISTHIKRLAHFLGFPFSEEEERVGIIEEISRLCSLQSLKNLMVNKTGKRPCGFKNSAHFRKGEVGDWVSYVTPAMAERIRILMEEKLRGSGLSFKMSYDFIGEGG; from the coding sequence ATGTTCATACGATCACATGATAAATTTTGTTACTTTACCAATTCTTGGCTCTACCCTATATTTGGTTTGGGTGCCATTTGCTCTACCCATATTGTCATGGAAGTCAAGGCAGAAAGCAGCGTCAGTTCTGTATTTGGAGGAGATGATCTTGAAGAGCTTAGCAGTGAGTGTCAAGAACTTTTCCAAACCCTGCCTAGAGAGAGAAACTGGGATGGCACCTATATTTATCAATATCAAGGCTTTTGGTTCCGTGCCAGGACCCTTCAGAGCATCATCTCCTTCCAAAGACACTTCCAAGCAGAAGACAGTGATGTGTTAGTAATCAGTCCTCAAAAATCAGGCACCACATGGCTCAAGGCCCTCACCTTTGCCATTATAAACCGAAACCAGAGCGCCTTCTCGCAGAGCCCATTGCTCACTAGCAACCCTCACGATCTTgtacgtttcttggagtttgaTCTTTATTTCATGAAAAAAGAGGGTCCTAATCTCCAAGACCTTCCTCGCCCAAGATTGTTAGCAACCCATACGCCATGTTCGATGTTGCCGTCATCCATTAAAGATTCAGAGTGTCGAATTGTCTATATATGTCGAAATCCACTGGACAGGTTCGTCTCAATCTGGCATTTCGTGAACACCATTCCAACTCAGCCTCTCAATCCAACCTCCCTAGACCATGGGTTGGAGATGTTTTGCCGGGGTGTAGAGTCATTTGGACCCTACTGGGACCATGTGCTGGAGTACTGGAAGATGAGCAGGGAGAGGCCAGACAAGGTGCTGTTTCTGAAATATGAAGATCTCAAGGAGGATATCAGTACCCACATCAAAAGGTTAGCGCACTTCTTGGGCTTTCCTTTTTCTGAGGAGGAAGAGAGAGTGGGGATTATAGAGGAAATATCAAGGTTGTGTAGTCTTCAAAGTCTTAAAAATTTGATGGTGAACAAGACTGGAAAACGCCCCTGCGGATTTAAAAACTCGGCGCACTTTAGGAAAGGCGAAGTGGGAGATTGGGTGAGTTATGTGACACCTGCCATGGCAGAACGGATTAGGATTCTCATGGAAGAAAAACTCAGAGGCTCTGGGTTATCCTTTAAAATGTCTTATGATTTCATAGGGGAGGGCGGTTGA